In a genomic window of Desulfopila inferna:
- a CDS encoding DUF2237 family protein — MTNQKNVLGTALQTCSLDPLTGYTREGSCKVVDGDLGVHGVCVVVTEEFLEFSKSTGNDLSTPMPMYDFPGLKPGDRWCLCAPRWKEALEHDMAPPVDLMATHEAALEYATLEQLLQYSVGSGQ; from the coding sequence ATGACGAATCAAAAAAACGTACTGGGTACAGCTTTGCAAACCTGTAGTCTCGATCCACTGACAGGATATACCCGGGAGGGCAGCTGCAAGGTTGTCGATGGTGATCTTGGAGTCCATGGTGTTTGCGTGGTGGTTACCGAGGAATTCCTGGAATTTTCCAAAAGTACCGGTAATGATCTTTCCACCCCAATGCCCATGTATGACTTTCCGGGCCTCAAGCCGGGTGACAGGTGGTGCCTCTGCGCACCACGCTGGAAGGAAGCGCTGGAGCATGACATGGCTCCGCCAGTGGATCTGATGGCAACCCATGAGGCTGCCCTTGAGTATGCAACTCTGGAGCAGCTCCTGCAATATTCCGTAGGCAGTGGCCAATGA
- a CDS encoding M48 family metallopeptidase translates to MKPLNYTIIRRTRRKTVSIVVRPDKTVQIVVPAALSENEIARIAERKRRWIVAKLGELGNCDFEPVEHLYLDGEFFLFMGKQYRLTVADGRGRVNISGNRIETTVPAGLTGDDRRKYLQERLVHFFVAQALEILRKKSCDFGSRYGFEPPFVGIKNYTSRWGCCFGDGRIYFNWKIIMAPERIIDYVVIHELCHLREPNHSWKYWAVVEKIMPDWKERRIWLRRNGHSLTF, encoded by the coding sequence ATGAAGCCGCTGAATTATACCATTATAAGAAGAACCCGGAGGAAGACCGTCTCTATTGTCGTCCGACCTGACAAGACCGTGCAGATTGTGGTTCCGGCTGCGCTTTCCGAAAATGAAATTGCCAGAATTGCCGAGCGAAAAAGGCGTTGGATTGTCGCCAAACTAGGTGAACTGGGCAATTGTGATTTTGAACCGGTTGAGCATCTCTACCTGGATGGGGAATTCTTCCTTTTTATGGGGAAGCAGTACAGATTGACTGTTGCCGACGGTAGAGGTCGGGTAAATATCAGCGGGAACAGAATAGAGACAACGGTACCGGCCGGTCTGACAGGCGATGACCGCAGGAAGTATCTGCAGGAACGGCTTGTACATTTCTTTGTGGCACAGGCCCTGGAAATCCTCAGAAAAAAATCCTGCGATTTCGGTAGCCGTTACGGCTTTGAGCCGCCCTTTGTAGGGATCAAGAACTATACATCACGCTGGGGCTGCTGCTTCGGCGACGGCAGAATCTATTTTAACTGGAAAATCATCATGGCACCCGAAAGAATCATCGATTATGTGGTGATCCATGAACTCTGCCACCTTCGGGAACCCAATCACTCCTGGAAATATTGGGCGGTAGTGGAAAAAATAATGCCCGACTGGAAAGAAAGGAGGATCTGGCTGCGCCGTAATGGCCACTCCCTTACTTTTTAG
- the mnmH gene encoding tRNA 2-selenouridine(34) synthase MnmH yields MESLTTTQDFTRIAVDDIPLIDVRAPVEFKAGAFPNAVNLPIMDDQDRHLVGICYKQKGREAAFDLAYRRVSGIKKEERIEAWLEFHRKNPQALFYCFRGGMRSKTAQEWLLQHSGEAVARLQGGYKALRRFLIEAIDPENFQGIPVILGGRTGSGKTILLRQLHNSIDLEALANHRGSAFGGFLTGQPTQIDFENSLAFALIKHGHKRYRYIVLEDEGSYVGARYIPLELARYFKRDSMVLLECDLDTRIDITWREYVVDAQRQFGSFYGEEAALAHWLEHMQSRLQCIRKRLGGERLKRVLNLLDAGHREQLVSGDPHGHRLWVELLLTEYYDPMYDYQIEKSGRRILFRGDFQEVLEYLSNLEEIGDGVSKK; encoded by the coding sequence ATGGAAAGCTTAACCACGACACAAGATTTCACCCGTATAGCCGTTGATGATATTCCATTGATTGATGTTCGTGCGCCTGTAGAATTTAAGGCAGGAGCTTTTCCCAACGCAGTCAATCTGCCGATAATGGATGATCAGGATAGACATCTTGTCGGCATCTGTTATAAGCAAAAAGGCAGGGAGGCCGCTTTTGATCTGGCCTACAGGCGGGTCAGCGGCATAAAAAAGGAAGAAAGAATTGAAGCCTGGCTGGAATTCCACAGAAAAAACCCGCAGGCGCTGTTCTACTGTTTCCGTGGAGGAATGCGCTCGAAAACCGCACAGGAGTGGCTCCTGCAGCATTCCGGAGAGGCTGTTGCACGACTGCAGGGAGGGTATAAGGCGCTACGGCGTTTTCTGATTGAGGCCATCGATCCGGAGAATTTTCAAGGAATCCCGGTGATACTGGGGGGGAGGACCGGATCAGGGAAAACCATATTGCTGCGTCAACTACACAATTCCATCGATCTTGAGGCGCTGGCCAACCATCGCGGCTCCGCGTTCGGCGGCTTTCTCACGGGCCAGCCGACTCAGATAGATTTCGAGAACAGTTTGGCTTTTGCTCTGATCAAGCATGGTCACAAAAGATATAGGTATATCGTTCTGGAAGATGAGGGCAGCTATGTCGGCGCACGCTATATCCCCCTCGAGCTGGCCCGATATTTCAAGCGAGACAGCATGGTACTGCTGGAATGTGATCTTGACACCCGCATAGACATCACCTGGCGGGAATATGTGGTCGACGCCCAGCGGCAATTCGGCAGTTTTTATGGCGAGGAGGCTGCTCTTGCCCATTGGCTCGAGCATATGCAGTCGCGCCTGCAGTGTATTCGTAAACGCCTTGGCGGAGAGCGTTTAAAAAGAGTGTTGAATCTCCTTGATGCCGGCCATCGGGAGCAGCTGGTGTCGGGAGATCCACATGGCCACAGGCTGTGGGTCGAGCTGCTGCTAACCGAGTATTACGATCCCATGTATGACTACCAGATTGAAAAGAGCGGACGCAGGATCCTTTTCAGAGGAGATTTTCAGGAAGTGCTGGAATATCTTTCTAATCTTGAGGAAATCGGCGATGGTGTGTCTAAAAAGTAA
- a CDS encoding J domain-containing protein, with protein sequence MKNFYEILGVTTTAGEEEIRRRYRKLAMEFHPDRNPGNPEAENKFKEIAEAYGVLTDPVKRREYDAYLSSGRTQQQYNSGFSYSQEDILRDLFRDPRFQQMFQGLMREFQRSGLRSSPHFFKKSFFGGRGGIVGGLFLFGSVAGPALLKGGKKALPSGKSVLKTLGNTVGSLLNMRRDSADPLPQNLDIVYEAPVGEEELKQGKVTEVISYGRKGREVLKVKIPPGSKYGQKLRLKGRGKEGGNRRGDLYLHLCRKK encoded by the coding sequence ATGAAAAATTTTTACGAAATTCTAGGCGTCACCACAACGGCAGGTGAGGAAGAAATACGCAGGCGTTACCGTAAGCTTGCCATGGAATTTCATCCCGATCGAAACCCGGGAAATCCGGAGGCAGAGAATAAATTCAAAGAAATCGCCGAGGCTTATGGTGTGCTTACCGATCCGGTGAAACGCCGGGAATATGATGCCTATCTGTCCTCCGGTCGAACGCAGCAACAGTATAACTCCGGTTTCTCCTACAGCCAGGAAGATATCCTACGGGATCTTTTTCGGGATCCCCGCTTTCAGCAGATGTTTCAGGGACTGATGCGAGAGTTTCAGCGCTCCGGTCTGCGGTCAAGTCCTCATTTTTTTAAGAAGTCGTTTTTTGGCGGCAGGGGAGGTATCGTCGGGGGGCTGTTCCTTTTCGGTTCAGTAGCCGGACCTGCCTTGCTCAAGGGCGGCAAAAAGGCATTGCCCAGTGGGAAGTCCGTTCTCAAAACCTTGGGGAACACCGTTGGCAGCTTATTGAACATGCGTCGGGATAGCGCTGATCCATTGCCGCAAAATCTCGATATCGTCTATGAGGCGCCCGTAGGCGAAGAAGAGCTGAAGCAGGGGAAGGTGACCGAGGTAATTTCTTATGGACGGAAAGGCAGGGAGGTGTTGAAGGTAAAAATACCCCCCGGAAGCAAATACGGACAAAAGCTGCGGCTCAAGGGCAGAGGGAAGGAGGGGGGAAATCGGCGGGGAGATCTGTATCTTCATCTCTGCAGAAAAAAATGA